The proteins below are encoded in one region of Microbacterium pygmaeum:
- a CDS encoding guanine deaminase encodes MRGKFFDFTDDPWKHVGNEQEAARFLPDGLLVIEDGIIVAFGPFADIAGDHPDLEITVIDDRIITPGFIDGHVHVPQTRVLGAFGQQLLPWLNDTVFPEEARYSDHAYAREGSERFFENVLAGGTTTVQAFTTTSPVATEEFFEAASRRNMLVIGGVTGIDQFAPETSTSSPEQFYADSKAMIEKYHGKGRNRYAITPRFALGATPELLLACQRLKQEHPDAWVNTHISENPLEITKRAPRAPGLHRLPRRLREVRPRRTQVLGGHAIWLSDNEFGRMSDSGAAVVFCPCSNLFLGSGIFRLGKATDPDRRVKMSFGTDMGGGNRFSMINVLDEAYKVGML; translated from the coding sequence ATCCGTGGAAAATTCTTCGACTTCACCGACGACCCGTGGAAGCACGTCGGCAACGAGCAGGAGGCCGCGCGCTTCCTCCCCGATGGGCTTCTCGTCATCGAGGACGGGATCATCGTCGCGTTCGGCCCGTTCGCCGACATCGCAGGCGATCATCCCGACCTCGAGATCACGGTCATCGACGACCGGATCATCACGCCCGGTTTCATCGACGGTCACGTGCATGTCCCGCAGACGCGCGTCCTCGGTGCCTTCGGGCAGCAGCTGCTGCCATGGCTGAACGACACCGTATTCCCGGAGGAGGCGCGCTACAGCGATCACGCGTACGCGCGCGAGGGCTCGGAGCGCTTCTTCGAGAATGTGCTCGCCGGCGGAACGACGACGGTGCAGGCGTTCACGACGACCTCGCCCGTTGCCACCGAGGAGTTCTTCGAAGCCGCATCGCGCCGCAACATGCTGGTCATCGGCGGCGTGACCGGCATCGACCAGTTCGCGCCGGAGACCTCGACCAGCTCCCCTGAGCAGTTCTACGCGGACAGCAAGGCCATGATCGAGAAGTACCACGGCAAGGGGCGCAACCGGTATGCGATCACTCCCCGGTTCGCCCTGGGCGCCACTCCCGAGCTGCTGCTCGCGTGCCAGCGCCTCAAGCAGGAGCATCCGGACGCGTGGGTCAACACACACATCTCGGAGAATCCGCTCGAGATCACCAAACGTGCTCCGCGCGCACCCGGACTGCACCGACTACCTCGGCGTCTACGAGAAGTACGGCCTCGTCGGACCCAAGTTCTCGGCGGTCACGCGATCTGGCTCTCGGACAACGAGTTCGGCCGGATGTCCGACAGCGGCGCCGCGGTCGTCTTCTGCCCCTGCTCGAACCTGTTCCTGGGCAGCGGGATCTTCCGGCTCGGCAAGGCGACCGACCCGGACCGTCGCGTCAAGATGTCGTTCGGCACCGACATGGGCGGCGGTAACCGCTTCAGCATGATCAATGTGCTCGACGAGGCATACAAGGTCGGGAT